The following proteins come from a genomic window of Bactrocera tryoni isolate S06 chromosome 1, CSIRO_BtryS06_freeze2, whole genome shotgun sequence:
- the LOC120781996 gene encoding uncharacterized protein LOC120781996 isoform X1, with protein sequence MENNGDEMRRHIRHEIEVPAYHHEMEINDDGPDSYGLVYDRGDRTSTLGLSLEQSPLTFYMGTSAESAAATAAVTNYHNLPSYPPPVLTPTTPPNATTHYEGVTTTISYDPAVNAPSPSVSTQPMVGSIGVQMYPPVRHHLHHYNHVHSHRHALTHRPHHTVHSHIHPHVQQHQHQIQHQHQNIHSATSTVQMDGDIPSERCGYDACLIRRDPYFVCNKCLSDTCHCAHRTSGGLNHSSYDSVHGADHMHTAQHEQQQQETLTANLITNELPRVNHMDISVVPDEANENIATSSNAIMQLHDTEEVGTADAVNDEHDYALDSYWTPSDRSSDGTALTLPHATTTVDTQKTDIKCKQMLANSTQMGDANATRGTALNTTAFDSENHRLLTHNNTVRTPHYAAVSTITSSAMAGGSSAIADGNASVDSLDDEMMVASTTTAANHDGNDESEGNRELTGDSRSNRLDLSTSATAFERDSDENLQLPTESREALAHTNDTFHTSPISLNNSDEVTSASDTERAHFADTCTTNTTTTTYAIKKQSKPANAVGSSGGNGNGSNNAGGADGRSSVSSSISNRGSVGNVDDLVDMDALPSFSGASNNNCATPNGFSDEAHSATNFRSVGSSAFALFNSDHSRATHQADDDGGDDDDEIIWNLHKPRVHSNTSTPGGAQHVRPNPHEFLRWRERERQRIKDREQQQFRRGGVTNEWLRDSREDETDRRENYSQERSSSCRPADGTPRAAKIPRISSSLVRSNTDNASCGIISVDNVATNSSDSADRRTARRIMWRMLNVHESSEVDEVPQPPSTQNMPEVTRPLTPPSSTAPSDNGAAVERGSYVITYAGHSVGHSTDNSVVLLEDSDLEEHPHIYTTGYSVGSTSDAGEVGASVTLPTEVTAVSSPTVIQPYIDDEQPTFSGAVATNSIEASTSASGANKNSSIATKSPASMDISNRSGDGTAVLTAPDLQLDWLSDSTGDDDDVVFVHSTREPILSIDLTTDEDTPAPVQNVSGDDGTAADSNGATIEGMESAQSNYFRLNPQFRDVAAGGPLLHPYAVVPPGYQQWDVAGSNNQQQASSNIETDEPLAHPQHHHECMRHAVYQPQQAHQPQHQRFSSLLRNRYYKYIPAPNPFYEPQQAHQAQHQRPMMHELHGLCPEMRRLRRSPQLSMPTAAATMGRSALPVLRSGATATAPNADGAIISIPTIEEVSLQDLFGGRVPGAHVPMHPHQSRNEGNNLLYSTRPPGPSRFPRGIPAVSLSDSVDAADSSNIAVGSSGSYSNTSVGDNNNNNNSSPPIPQIAPFYLHCRRADDEVPPLQRTIHSQQEPTLIPSCSFGRSRTTLAGAALAAAAVAARAYPHTDISAGHMQGVSPTAPNYVSSATAPAVHPPGPPPDAASTLTAVGHSSNSGGGGSSVGSDERVSGMLPYPTFAVNARARAPLPTLMGRLQPSGSGIGGPSGSAGHHSGARHGGAAPPYPVHQNLWYRQQHIQEIHRRHMTPTPIDLSSNPLNLTNSFRWRSQLPNTCSCVHASNGPVSSLDPAYYPYEAQQRRRSAVHHHMFHHYSPVHLEIGLSTPLSHIGPHILIGSAIRPNRGATLEIIERNTLPHKYKRVRRPSESDEDAEKCAICLSLFEIENDVRRLPCMHLFHTDCVDQWLVTNKHCPICRVDIETHLTKDATTTSAL encoded by the exons ATGGAGAACAATGGAGACGAAATGCGGCGCCATATACGTCATGAAATTGAAGTTCCAGCCTATCATCATGAAATGGAAATCAACGACGATGGAC CCGACTCCTATGGTCTGGTCTACGATCGTGGCGACCGCACATCGACTTTGGGATTGTCACTCGAA CAAAGTCCATTAACATTCTATATGGGCACATCCGCCGAATCTGCTGCAGCTACAGCCGCGGTAACAAACTATCACAACTTACCCAGCTATCCGCCACCTGTACTCACACCAACTACACCCCCAAATGCAACAACACACTATGAAGGTGTCACCACAACGATATCCTATGATCCCGCTGTGAATGCACCATCGCCTTCCGTGTCTACACAACCAATGGTTGGTTCTATTGGAGTACAAATGTATCCACCGGTGCGACACCATCTGCATCATTACAATCACGTACATTCCCATCGACATGCTCTGACACATCGACCCCACCATACAGTACATTCACACATTCATCCCCATGTGCAACAGCATCAGCACCAAATCCAACATCAACATCAGAATATCCACTCAGCAACATCCACCGTACAAATGGATGGTGATATTCCAAGTGAACGTTGCGGTTATGATGCTTGTTTGATAAGACGTGACCCTTATTTCGTGTGCAACAAATGTTTGTCTGACACATGCCACTGCGCACATAGAACCTCCGGCGG GCTCAACCACTCATCTTACGACTCTGTACATGGGGCAGACCATATGCATACTGCACAGCATGAACAGCAACAGCAAGAAACATTGACAGCTAATCTTATTACAAATGAATTGCCAAGGGTTAATCATATGGATATTAGTGTGGTACCTGATGAGGCGAATGAAAATATAGCTACTAGTTCCAATGCAATTATGCAATTGCACGATACTGAAGAAGTCGGAACAGCTGACGCTGTTAATGATGAACACGATTATGCTTTAGATAGTTATTGGACACCTTCAGATCGTTCAAGTGATGGAACCGCCCTAACTTTGCCACATGCTACTACTACTGTTGATACTCAAAAGACTGatattaaatgcaaacaaatgcttGCCAATTCCACCCAAATGGGCGATGCAAACGCAACGAGGGGGACTGCTCTAAATACCACCGCCTTTGATTCCGAAAATCATAGGCTTTTAACACACAACAATACTGTCCGTACGCCTCATTATGCTGCAGTGTCTACCATAACCAGTAGTGCTATGGCAGGTGGATCCTCGGCTATCGCGGATGGTAATGCATCCGTCGACTCGCTGGATGATGAAATGATGGTAGCATCAACCACGACCGCAGCAAACCATGACGGAAATGACGAGTCGGAAGGTAACAGAGAGTTAACAGGTGATAGTAGGAGTAACAGGTTAGATCTGTCGACGAGCGCAACTGCTTTTGAGAGAGATAGTGATGAAAATTTGCAGTTACCTACGGAATCTAGGGAGGCGTTAGCGCATACAAACGATACCTTTCATACATCTCCAATATCACTTAATAACAGCGACGAGGTGACCTCTGCATCTGACACGGAACGCGCTCATTTTGCCGACACATGCACCACCAACACGACTACAACAACATATGCTATAAAGAAGCAAAGTAAACCTGCGAATGCAGTAGGCTCTAGTGGCGGCAATGGAAACGGTAGTAATAATGCTGGTGGTGCTGACGGTAGAAGCAGCGTTAGCAGTTCGATCAGTAATCGTGGGTCGGTGGGCAACGTAGACGATTTAGTTGACATGGATGCATTACCCAGCTTTAGTGGAGCTTCAAACAACAACTGTGCTACACCTAACGGCTTTAGTGATGAAGCGCATTCAGCGACTAATTTTCGCTCCGTTGGCAGCTCAGCATTTGCTTTATTCAATAGCGATCACAGTCGAGCTACGCATCAGGCAGATGATGATGGtggcgatgatgatgatgagatTATTTGGAATTTGCATAAGCCGCGCGTTCATAGTAATACTAGCACCCCCGGAGGAGCACAACATGTTAGGCCAAATCCGCATGAATTTCTGCGTTGGAGGGAACGTGAACGTCAACGCATTAAAGATCGCGAGCAGCAACAGTTTAGGAGAGGTGGGGTTACTAATGAGTGGTTGCGCGATTCAAGGGAAGATGAAACGGATCGACGAGAAAACTATTCACAAGAAAGATCGAGTAGCTGTCGACCAGCAGATGGAACCCCAAGGGCCGCCAAAATTCCACGTATAAGCAGCAGCCTTGTGCGGTCTAATACTGATAATGCTAGCTGTGGTATTATATCTGTAGATAATGTTGCTACTAACTCCAGTGATTCCGCCGATAGACGGACTGCGCGTCGTATAATGTGGCGCATGCTGAATGTTCATGAATCCAGCGAGGTAGATGAGGTACCACAACCACCATCTACTCAAAATATGCCGGAGGTCACTCGGCCTTTGACCCCACCTAGTAGTACAGCTCCATCGGACAATGGTGCGGCAGTCGAACGGGGCTCATACGTGATCACATATGCTGGGCATAGTGTTGGTCATTCAACAGACAACAGTGTAGTGCTTTTAGAGGACAGTGATTTAGAGGAGCATCCCCATATTTATACCACTGGGTATTCAGTGGGATCTACGTCTGATGCGGGCGAGGTAGGCGCATCAGTAACTTTACCTACAGAGGTGACGGCGGTGTCATCGCCTACGGTAATTCAGCCCTACATCGATGACGAGCAGCCAACTTTTTCTGGAGCCGTAGCTACTAactctattgaagcttctacaTCCGCCAGTGGAGCAAATAAAAACAGTTCGATAGCCACAAAAAGTCCAGCTTCCATGGACATATCCAATAGAAGTGGTGATGGTACAGCTGTATTAACTGCTCCTGATTTGCAATTGGATTGGTTATCGGATTCCACAGGTGACGACGATGATGTTGTATTCGTTCATTCCACTCGTGAACCCATACTATCGATTGATCTTACCACTGATGAGGACACGCCTGCCCCAGTACAAAATGTAAGCGGTGATGACGGTACCGCTGCAGATTCTAATGGAGCGACAATAGAAGGGATGGAAAGCGCACAATCGAATTATTTCCGGTTGAATCCACAATTTAGAGATGTGGCAGCAGGCGGTCCATTACTGCATCCATATGCAGTTGTTCCGCCAGGTTATCAACAGTGGGATGTAGCCGGTTCAAATAATCAGCAACAAGCGTCTTCCAATATTGAAACTGATGAACCCCTAGCACATCCGCAACACCATCACGAATGTATGAGGCATGCCGTTTATCAGCCGCAACAGGCGCATCAACCGCAACACCAGCGATTCTCCTCATTGCTGCGTAATCGTTATTACAAGTATATACCGGCTCCAAATCCATTTTACGAACCACAACAAGCTCATCAGGCACAACACCAACGACCCATGATGCATGAGCTGCATGGTCTATGTCCGGAAATGCGGCGTCTGCGACGTTCACCGCAATTAAGTATGCCGACGGCGGCCGCCACAATGGGCCGCTCGGCGTTACCAGTTTTACGCAGCGGTGCCACAGCAACAGCACCAAATGCGGATGGCGCCATTATTTCTATACCCACCATTGAAGAGGTGTCTTTACAAGATTTATTTGGGGGTCGTGTACCGGGGGCTCATGTACCTATGCACCCACATCAGAGTCGCAACGAAGGAAACAATCTTCTCTACTCAACACGCCCTCCTGGCCCTTCACGCTTTCCCAGGGGTATACCTGCTGTTAGCCTTAGCGACAGCGTTGACGCTGCTGACAGTTCAAATATTGCTGTTGGCAGCAGCGGTTCATATTCAAATACGTCAGTTggtgataacaacaacaacaataatagtagTCCACCCATACCGCAAATAGCGCCATTTTATTTACACTGTCGGCGCGCCGATGATGAAGTGCCGCCACTTCAACGAACCATTCATTCACAACAAGAGCCCACCCTCATTCCCTCATGTTCGTTCGGCCGCAGTCGTACGACATTAGCCGGTGCGGCATTAGCGGCCGCAGCAGTAGCTGCACGGGCGTACCCCCATACCGATATCAGCGCAGGACACATGCAAGGCGTATCGCCAACAGCACCTAACTACGTGTCTTCTGCCACAGCTCCTGCAGTACACCCACCGGGTCCACCGCCCGACGCTGCTTCAACACTGACCGCTGTTGGACATTCGAGTAATAGCGGTGGTGGTGGTAGTAGCGTAGGCAGCGATGAACGTGTCAGTGGCATGCTGCCTTATCCAACATTTGCGGTAAATGCGAGAGCACGTGCCCCACTCCCTACGCTGATGGGTCGCCTGCAACCAAGTGGTAGTGGTATTGGCGGCCCTTCAGGTAGTGCTGGCCATCATAGTGGTGCTCGTCATGGTGGTGCAGCACCGCCGTATCCCGTGCATCAAAATCTTTGGTATCGCCAACAACACATACAAGAAATACATCGTCGCCACATGACACCCACACCCATTGATTTGTCCTCGAATCCACTGAATCTAACAAATAGTTTCCGTTGGCGTTCACAGCTACCGAATACATGCTCGTGTGTGCATGCCAGCAATGGACCGGTGTCCAGTTTAGATCCG GCGTACTATCCTTATGAAGCACAGCAACGTCGCCGGTCGGCCGTGCATCACCACATGTTTCATCATTACTCACCGGTGCATCTGGAAATTGGACTTTCTACACCGCTTTCACACATAGGACCGCATATTTTAATTGGTTCTGCCATAAGACCGAATCGTGGCGCCACTCTG GAAATTATTGAACGCAACACATTGCCACATAAATACAAACGTGTTCGCCGCCCAAGCGAATCTGACGAAGATGCTGAGAAGTGTGCCATTTGTTTGTCATTATTTGAAATTGAGAATGATGTGCG TCGTTTGCCATGCATGCATCTCTTCCATACTGATTGCGTCGATCAATGGCTGGTCACAAATAAGCATTGTCCCATCTGTCGTGTGGACATTGAGACACATTTAACCAAAGATGCGACCACCACTAGTGCTTTATGA
- the LOC120781996 gene encoding uncharacterized protein LOC120781996 isoform X2 — MGTSAESAAATAAVTNYHNLPSYPPPVLTPTTPPNATTHYEGVTTTISYDPAVNAPSPSVSTQPMVGSIGVQMYPPVRHHLHHYNHVHSHRHALTHRPHHTVHSHIHPHVQQHQHQIQHQHQNIHSATSTVQMDGDIPSERCGYDACLIRRDPYFVCNKCLSDTCHCAHRTSGGLNHSSYDSVHGADHMHTAQHEQQQQETLTANLITNELPRVNHMDISVVPDEANENIATSSNAIMQLHDTEEVGTADAVNDEHDYALDSYWTPSDRSSDGTALTLPHATTTVDTQKTDIKCKQMLANSTQMGDANATRGTALNTTAFDSENHRLLTHNNTVRTPHYAAVSTITSSAMAGGSSAIADGNASVDSLDDEMMVASTTTAANHDGNDESEGNRELTGDSRSNRLDLSTSATAFERDSDENLQLPTESREALAHTNDTFHTSPISLNNSDEVTSASDTERAHFADTCTTNTTTTTYAIKKQSKPANAVGSSGGNGNGSNNAGGADGRSSVSSSISNRGSVGNVDDLVDMDALPSFSGASNNNCATPNGFSDEAHSATNFRSVGSSAFALFNSDHSRATHQADDDGGDDDDEIIWNLHKPRVHSNTSTPGGAQHVRPNPHEFLRWRERERQRIKDREQQQFRRGGVTNEWLRDSREDETDRRENYSQERSSSCRPADGTPRAAKIPRISSSLVRSNTDNASCGIISVDNVATNSSDSADRRTARRIMWRMLNVHESSEVDEVPQPPSTQNMPEVTRPLTPPSSTAPSDNGAAVERGSYVITYAGHSVGHSTDNSVVLLEDSDLEEHPHIYTTGYSVGSTSDAGEVGASVTLPTEVTAVSSPTVIQPYIDDEQPTFSGAVATNSIEASTSASGANKNSSIATKSPASMDISNRSGDGTAVLTAPDLQLDWLSDSTGDDDDVVFVHSTREPILSIDLTTDEDTPAPVQNVSGDDGTAADSNGATIEGMESAQSNYFRLNPQFRDVAAGGPLLHPYAVVPPGYQQWDVAGSNNQQQASSNIETDEPLAHPQHHHECMRHAVYQPQQAHQPQHQRFSSLLRNRYYKYIPAPNPFYEPQQAHQAQHQRPMMHELHGLCPEMRRLRRSPQLSMPTAAATMGRSALPVLRSGATATAPNADGAIISIPTIEEVSLQDLFGGRVPGAHVPMHPHQSRNEGNNLLYSTRPPGPSRFPRGIPAVSLSDSVDAADSSNIAVGSSGSYSNTSVGDNNNNNNSSPPIPQIAPFYLHCRRADDEVPPLQRTIHSQQEPTLIPSCSFGRSRTTLAGAALAAAAVAARAYPHTDISAGHMQGVSPTAPNYVSSATAPAVHPPGPPPDAASTLTAVGHSSNSGGGGSSVGSDERVSGMLPYPTFAVNARARAPLPTLMGRLQPSGSGIGGPSGSAGHHSGARHGGAAPPYPVHQNLWYRQQHIQEIHRRHMTPTPIDLSSNPLNLTNSFRWRSQLPNTCSCVHASNGPVSSLDPAYYPYEAQQRRRSAVHHHMFHHYSPVHLEIGLSTPLSHIGPHILIGSAIRPNRGATLEIIERNTLPHKYKRVRRPSESDEDAEKCAICLSLFEIENDVRRLPCMHLFHTDCVDQWLVTNKHCPICRVDIETHLTKDATTTSAL; from the exons ATGGGCACATCCGCCGAATCTGCTGCAGCTACAGCCGCGGTAACAAACTATCACAACTTACCCAGCTATCCGCCACCTGTACTCACACCAACTACACCCCCAAATGCAACAACACACTATGAAGGTGTCACCACAACGATATCCTATGATCCCGCTGTGAATGCACCATCGCCTTCCGTGTCTACACAACCAATGGTTGGTTCTATTGGAGTACAAATGTATCCACCGGTGCGACACCATCTGCATCATTACAATCACGTACATTCCCATCGACATGCTCTGACACATCGACCCCACCATACAGTACATTCACACATTCATCCCCATGTGCAACAGCATCAGCACCAAATCCAACATCAACATCAGAATATCCACTCAGCAACATCCACCGTACAAATGGATGGTGATATTCCAAGTGAACGTTGCGGTTATGATGCTTGTTTGATAAGACGTGACCCTTATTTCGTGTGCAACAAATGTTTGTCTGACACATGCCACTGCGCACATAGAACCTCCGGCGG GCTCAACCACTCATCTTACGACTCTGTACATGGGGCAGACCATATGCATACTGCACAGCATGAACAGCAACAGCAAGAAACATTGACAGCTAATCTTATTACAAATGAATTGCCAAGGGTTAATCATATGGATATTAGTGTGGTACCTGATGAGGCGAATGAAAATATAGCTACTAGTTCCAATGCAATTATGCAATTGCACGATACTGAAGAAGTCGGAACAGCTGACGCTGTTAATGATGAACACGATTATGCTTTAGATAGTTATTGGACACCTTCAGATCGTTCAAGTGATGGAACCGCCCTAACTTTGCCACATGCTACTACTACTGTTGATACTCAAAAGACTGatattaaatgcaaacaaatgcttGCCAATTCCACCCAAATGGGCGATGCAAACGCAACGAGGGGGACTGCTCTAAATACCACCGCCTTTGATTCCGAAAATCATAGGCTTTTAACACACAACAATACTGTCCGTACGCCTCATTATGCTGCAGTGTCTACCATAACCAGTAGTGCTATGGCAGGTGGATCCTCGGCTATCGCGGATGGTAATGCATCCGTCGACTCGCTGGATGATGAAATGATGGTAGCATCAACCACGACCGCAGCAAACCATGACGGAAATGACGAGTCGGAAGGTAACAGAGAGTTAACAGGTGATAGTAGGAGTAACAGGTTAGATCTGTCGACGAGCGCAACTGCTTTTGAGAGAGATAGTGATGAAAATTTGCAGTTACCTACGGAATCTAGGGAGGCGTTAGCGCATACAAACGATACCTTTCATACATCTCCAATATCACTTAATAACAGCGACGAGGTGACCTCTGCATCTGACACGGAACGCGCTCATTTTGCCGACACATGCACCACCAACACGACTACAACAACATATGCTATAAAGAAGCAAAGTAAACCTGCGAATGCAGTAGGCTCTAGTGGCGGCAATGGAAACGGTAGTAATAATGCTGGTGGTGCTGACGGTAGAAGCAGCGTTAGCAGTTCGATCAGTAATCGTGGGTCGGTGGGCAACGTAGACGATTTAGTTGACATGGATGCATTACCCAGCTTTAGTGGAGCTTCAAACAACAACTGTGCTACACCTAACGGCTTTAGTGATGAAGCGCATTCAGCGACTAATTTTCGCTCCGTTGGCAGCTCAGCATTTGCTTTATTCAATAGCGATCACAGTCGAGCTACGCATCAGGCAGATGATGATGGtggcgatgatgatgatgagatTATTTGGAATTTGCATAAGCCGCGCGTTCATAGTAATACTAGCACCCCCGGAGGAGCACAACATGTTAGGCCAAATCCGCATGAATTTCTGCGTTGGAGGGAACGTGAACGTCAACGCATTAAAGATCGCGAGCAGCAACAGTTTAGGAGAGGTGGGGTTACTAATGAGTGGTTGCGCGATTCAAGGGAAGATGAAACGGATCGACGAGAAAACTATTCACAAGAAAGATCGAGTAGCTGTCGACCAGCAGATGGAACCCCAAGGGCCGCCAAAATTCCACGTATAAGCAGCAGCCTTGTGCGGTCTAATACTGATAATGCTAGCTGTGGTATTATATCTGTAGATAATGTTGCTACTAACTCCAGTGATTCCGCCGATAGACGGACTGCGCGTCGTATAATGTGGCGCATGCTGAATGTTCATGAATCCAGCGAGGTAGATGAGGTACCACAACCACCATCTACTCAAAATATGCCGGAGGTCACTCGGCCTTTGACCCCACCTAGTAGTACAGCTCCATCGGACAATGGTGCGGCAGTCGAACGGGGCTCATACGTGATCACATATGCTGGGCATAGTGTTGGTCATTCAACAGACAACAGTGTAGTGCTTTTAGAGGACAGTGATTTAGAGGAGCATCCCCATATTTATACCACTGGGTATTCAGTGGGATCTACGTCTGATGCGGGCGAGGTAGGCGCATCAGTAACTTTACCTACAGAGGTGACGGCGGTGTCATCGCCTACGGTAATTCAGCCCTACATCGATGACGAGCAGCCAACTTTTTCTGGAGCCGTAGCTACTAactctattgaagcttctacaTCCGCCAGTGGAGCAAATAAAAACAGTTCGATAGCCACAAAAAGTCCAGCTTCCATGGACATATCCAATAGAAGTGGTGATGGTACAGCTGTATTAACTGCTCCTGATTTGCAATTGGATTGGTTATCGGATTCCACAGGTGACGACGATGATGTTGTATTCGTTCATTCCACTCGTGAACCCATACTATCGATTGATCTTACCACTGATGAGGACACGCCTGCCCCAGTACAAAATGTAAGCGGTGATGACGGTACCGCTGCAGATTCTAATGGAGCGACAATAGAAGGGATGGAAAGCGCACAATCGAATTATTTCCGGTTGAATCCACAATTTAGAGATGTGGCAGCAGGCGGTCCATTACTGCATCCATATGCAGTTGTTCCGCCAGGTTATCAACAGTGGGATGTAGCCGGTTCAAATAATCAGCAACAAGCGTCTTCCAATATTGAAACTGATGAACCCCTAGCACATCCGCAACACCATCACGAATGTATGAGGCATGCCGTTTATCAGCCGCAACAGGCGCATCAACCGCAACACCAGCGATTCTCCTCATTGCTGCGTAATCGTTATTACAAGTATATACCGGCTCCAAATCCATTTTACGAACCACAACAAGCTCATCAGGCACAACACCAACGACCCATGATGCATGAGCTGCATGGTCTATGTCCGGAAATGCGGCGTCTGCGACGTTCACCGCAATTAAGTATGCCGACGGCGGCCGCCACAATGGGCCGCTCGGCGTTACCAGTTTTACGCAGCGGTGCCACAGCAACAGCACCAAATGCGGATGGCGCCATTATTTCTATACCCACCATTGAAGAGGTGTCTTTACAAGATTTATTTGGGGGTCGTGTACCGGGGGCTCATGTACCTATGCACCCACATCAGAGTCGCAACGAAGGAAACAATCTTCTCTACTCAACACGCCCTCCTGGCCCTTCACGCTTTCCCAGGGGTATACCTGCTGTTAGCCTTAGCGACAGCGTTGACGCTGCTGACAGTTCAAATATTGCTGTTGGCAGCAGCGGTTCATATTCAAATACGTCAGTTggtgataacaacaacaacaataatagtagTCCACCCATACCGCAAATAGCGCCATTTTATTTACACTGTCGGCGCGCCGATGATGAAGTGCCGCCACTTCAACGAACCATTCATTCACAACAAGAGCCCACCCTCATTCCCTCATGTTCGTTCGGCCGCAGTCGTACGACATTAGCCGGTGCGGCATTAGCGGCCGCAGCAGTAGCTGCACGGGCGTACCCCCATACCGATATCAGCGCAGGACACATGCAAGGCGTATCGCCAACAGCACCTAACTACGTGTCTTCTGCCACAGCTCCTGCAGTACACCCACCGGGTCCACCGCCCGACGCTGCTTCAACACTGACCGCTGTTGGACATTCGAGTAATAGCGGTGGTGGTGGTAGTAGCGTAGGCAGCGATGAACGTGTCAGTGGCATGCTGCCTTATCCAACATTTGCGGTAAATGCGAGAGCACGTGCCCCACTCCCTACGCTGATGGGTCGCCTGCAACCAAGTGGTAGTGGTATTGGCGGCCCTTCAGGTAGTGCTGGCCATCATAGTGGTGCTCGTCATGGTGGTGCAGCACCGCCGTATCCCGTGCATCAAAATCTTTGGTATCGCCAACAACACATACAAGAAATACATCGTCGCCACATGACACCCACACCCATTGATTTGTCCTCGAATCCACTGAATCTAACAAATAGTTTCCGTTGGCGTTCACAGCTACCGAATACATGCTCGTGTGTGCATGCCAGCAATGGACCGGTGTCCAGTTTAGATCCG GCGTACTATCCTTATGAAGCACAGCAACGTCGCCGGTCGGCCGTGCATCACCACATGTTTCATCATTACTCACCGGTGCATCTGGAAATTGGACTTTCTACACCGCTTTCACACATAGGACCGCATATTTTAATTGGTTCTGCCATAAGACCGAATCGTGGCGCCACTCTG GAAATTATTGAACGCAACACATTGCCACATAAATACAAACGTGTTCGCCGCCCAAGCGAATCTGACGAAGATGCTGAGAAGTGTGCCATTTGTTTGTCATTATTTGAAATTGAGAATGATGTGCG TCGTTTGCCATGCATGCATCTCTTCCATACTGATTGCGTCGATCAATGGCTGGTCACAAATAAGCATTGTCCCATCTGTCGTGTGGACATTGAGACACATTTAACCAAAGATGCGACCACCACTAGTGCTTTATGA